In the genome of Silurus meridionalis isolate SWU-2019-XX chromosome 17, ASM1480568v1, whole genome shotgun sequence, the window AACGACGAGAGGCAGACCATGAACCTGCTGACCCTTCAATCAGCTCCTGATTAGCGGCTAGCAATACCCACACCCCTCCCCCTCCATCCCTTTAATGGATACACTGTGGGGTTAATCCCATAAACTCCACCCCTCTTTCACTGTCCATAAGCAGGATCTTTTTCGACCTGACATACCGAGAGAGGTGCTGAAGGACAGGGCTGATTGCTGTAGAGTACCCAGTGCTGAGTAAGATttcctgagacacacacacacacacggctgaaGTGCACATGGTCCTTCTGTACACTCACAAAGAGGGCAATCAATAACCATGAGAGAGATTTGCAGATGAactgaggaagagaagagatgagGTGAATACTAAAGCAGGACGGAGAGGTGAGACACCAAATGCAGCTTTAAACACGAACATCAGCACAGCTTCGCATCCGATCAGATCACCCACtcagcacgtttttttttttttctctgtctagACACAGATAAAGGTCTTCCTGCCCTTTTTCCCCCgagttttaaatgaaatacagGAAACTGGTCAGCGctcaggttttatttacatgagtatataatatatacttgATATACTCAATATAAGTTTCTCGGATATAAATGCGTTCTCGTGTTGCATTGGGTACAGACACTGGAAGGGAGTGAATCAGTAGGAAAATTTCAAATGGATTAAAAATACAATCACTGATACAGTAAAGTCTCCCAGCAGAACGCCATCTCCTGGAACCCCACAGCGTGTGCACAAGGATTTTAGAAACGTCTGGACACTGAACATGTGTATTTCTTGTCAATCCGTGGAGCTCAGACAACCGTGTTTCGGATGGACCCGATCTCCTCGATCTGACACTCCACCACGTCTCCTTTctgtaacacacatacacacacaaacaaaacggggaaataaaattaaaaacccGGTGACACGATTCTAAttaacaacaacagaaaaatcAATAACACTTTTCCCATTGTACCTTCTTTacaacatggacaaaagtattgggacacctgactatgaTTTCCAGCTATATCtggctcctcacctcacctacatcagtacctgactttactatacGCTTGtctctgaatgagcacaaatcatcacaatatctagtggaacatcttcgcaGTAGACtggaggttataataagagCGAACAGGGACTAAATTTAGagagcacataccaatctattgctcaggtgtccacaaacttttgccattATATTGTACAGCAACGAGGCTgtatttataatgtgtgtgtttcaaatataaaatgggattttgtcatttgtatttgatcgggttgatgaaaatggctttattttttgtatcaaaatacttcGAAACTAAAAAGTCAcgtgatgacatcataaaaacgcggcctctgattggtgcataTTCAGTAGTTCACCCAGACATGTTGATATTGAAgcagctgtttagtaggatgaTGATTTTGCATCCCTTTGCATGAAAAACTGCCTGatacataatattttattatatttatgattaacaattaaATGATTAGTTAGAAACGAGTTGCTATGAACACAGGTGCCATCAGTCATCTTGTTTGTCATCGAGTCTTGTGGTGTTGCTGATGCGAAGTCGcccttcgttaccaaacaccatgtaactaaattaggatacaattatgattcattcacaaactgttcCACATTAAACTGtgggttactttaaaactaatcTTCATCTGTTAACCGGTTGCATGCgtcagatttattgcgtgaCTCCGCTTGCGATCAAACATCGTTCACTTAATCAGTCAGTGTGCAATGGTGAAGTAACAGATCAAACAGAACAATCGGTAGaagttttgtgaaaaaaatgtcatgctccctTGGAAAAGATTTGtgtagtattttttaaatacaaaaatacagtagtttattttaatatattgtgtgGCTGCtgtttttgtagtttatttttatacacttaGAGTTaatgtatttggtattttatattaaaatacattatgatgcgtctttgcccaaccctgggATCGTACATCCTGAAAAACTCCTCATGCGGCTATCAGACATTTAATCTACAAACACAACGTATATTACAGTCCTTTATATGACTATATAATGCACCacgtcacatacacacaaacttagTTTCCCACTTggattttggatttatttatatataaacccGCCACTTGCGTTTCCACTTTCAGAAAGTTTAAAAccgatttttgttttttttttaatcacttcaTGTTTTGAACGCGTACAAAAACAGCTGCCGTGGGCGTTTCCTCTTCGAGCAGCTCTCTGTAGGCTTCACAGTGGATTTGAGAGGAGCGAAATTGGACAAACCGTTTGTTtaggcactgtgtgtgtgtatgtgtgtgtgggcagaGCCGTGAGTCATCGGCGTACGTGTGCTCGTTGTTTGCGTATCGTTTTGGCTGGTCGCGGAGTCCGTTTTATCTTTAGCTGTCCTTTTATTATCCGCGGCTTTATCACGACGCTAACGCACAGGCTACGTACAGTACGTCCCCAACGTCTTGAACCCTCAGCGTTTTTTGCTGGTCAAAATTTAAGGGGGCATTGCCTTATCGCTCCGTCCTACCTTTAAGAGTACCAAatatccttttatttatttatttttccaaggCTTTTCTTCATTTCAAGCTTTATAAAGTCTCTAAACATTTCGTTTCTTTCTAGAAAAAATTTTGAAAGGGGAAACCATATCTGCCAAATGAACCAAGTATTAAAATAGTAACATAAcctatatggtcaaaagtatttagacacccgaccatcacacccatacacgtttttttttttcttccaaactgTTTTTACAAAGCTGAAAGCACACAATGGGTCGAGAAAATTATCATTTTGTCCTCCCATGCAATGAGGCATAGTGGGTTTCAGTAGCAGTTTTGTTACAGTTTCAGGTTGCATCCATGGTGGAGTTCTTTCTGCCTATTCTCACAACTGAGCACCAATCGggaattaagggccttgcacaagggcccaaaGAGTGGCGCCTGGTAAGGCCGGGACTCGAACTCACAATCCTTGGATCCAAAGTCTGATGCCTTTACCTCCAGTGGACCACCTCCCTCCTATTTCCAATTACCTTCACTAGAACAAATAatatccaaacctgttccagcatgacaaggcCCCTATGAACAAAttaaactccatgaagatatggtgtgtgtgcaggtgagaTTAGAGTGAAGGTTGTAGTGGAAGAACTCGAGTGCTCACACAGCCATGCCCTAAAACCTCATGGAAAGCCTTTCCTAAAAGAAAGCAGAGAATATTTATAACAGTAAAGAGCTTTGGGTTTAATTATGGGATGGATcaatttgaatatatattaaatatttacactaaaATAGGAGGGAATTCAAAACACATCGGAACACCAGTAGCAGTAAAGTGACAATTGTAactaaaatgtgtgtaaaagcagATAACTGGGCTGTGCCTTCAAGCGTGGAATACTCTGTTTATTAATGTGTTGGTTAAAATCAGTGGAGAACAGGATTGATCCCTGAGGCATGCCACAACAAACTTCAGTTTTTGCTCAGAGCCAGCACTCGAAGTAGATGAATATTACCCAAAACAGGATGAATCTACATCTCCACATAGGCCTTTTGACAGACGATGTTTAAAGTGACGGAAGAAAATCAGAAAGCATatgcagaagagtggaggttcttataacagcaaatagggactaaaagcacatacaaatcttctGCTcgtgtgtccacaaacttttctctTTATAGTGCAGCTACAAATAGAAGAAATTAAATGACGCAAAAATCCGGATGTGAAGCATAAAATGGTACAAATCGGAACAAATGCTGCATTATTTTATCCTCTGTGTAAAGAATGTTTCTGTTACTGAACAAACCCAAAATACGCTAATGACAAGCCGATTGTGGACATGGACATCATGGACATTTTTTGTTACCGATATTAACCCTGGGTGCACACTGtgccgtttttattttttttgctattgcGGCTGGTCAGACGGTACAAACGCGGtccccatgtcacactgtaggatctcagtttTTATAATGCACAACAGTCAATAACTGAAAAAGACGTCATCAATCCATGACACGTTCAGACCTGCGTTCTCTCGCTAAcggtagctagcagcaaacaaaaaaacagacagacgtTAATTTTGTTCATGATGTTCATTCcttaatataaacagaaaaaaaaacgaagatGACGTGTGTGGAGCAAGTTTCTTCATACCACCTCAGGTGGTTGCATCATCAGGTTCAGCGCTACCTATTGGTTCTTGGTTTTGACTGTCGTCGTAGAAGACTCCACGATACAAGCAAGAGTCTGTTCCGACACTGCCAGAATTTTATCAGaggatcaaaataaaaaatttcaagCGATCAGAGACTACAGACTTTATCCTGGGATCAAAGCAATATTTTTGGTTGGAAAAATTAGCACtattaggacaaaaaaaactattaccTTCTACCAGTCTTCATTATAAAGATATCAGTTAAAACACCAATGCTGGCATACCCCAGGTACGTCTCATGACGACACTTCTGTTTTTTATgtccccacaaacacacacacacacacacacacacacacacacagcattgtggaggAGTGGAAATAAAATATGCTAATTAAACGCATTCTTTGGTACACGTGCTCAGAACAGAACAAAACTCTCGGGGCCTCCCCGTGTAATCACTTGCGCTTTGACGTTGTGTAAATGACACTCCTAATGACTCGCAATTGATGTCCAATTCGTTTCGCGACAAGAACGTATCCGTCGCAAATGAAACCTGCCATGCTGTGGCTGCCTGCCACTCGAGTGGTGTGTTCCGTGGTGTGAGCCTGCCAAGTCTCAGATGTGCAGAGCGACGGCCAACGTTAACAGCATCTAATTGAGGGAAATTAGTAGCGTGATGAAGGTTTAAGTTTAATCACAGTGGAGGGATGGAGCAGGAGCTGCGGTTTTCCCTTCAGGCTGCTCTGCTGCATCAGTACAGATGTTCCCGCCTCTGCCGGAGAGAACGCCGGAGCTGTTCGGCGTCGAAGATCTGCAATCGATTTGTTCTGCACGTTTTGGAACGCCATCAAACGTCAGTCGGGATAAACGATTTACTAAACCGGTCATCACCGAGGGCAACCTTCTGGAGGATTCCACATCACGTACACTGCgtcttttttatgtttctctTCATCTCCGTGAAACTCAATAGTctcattcagatttatttttttgtcgaAAATGGAAGACAAgctgaaaaaacacaaacttacCTTCAGATAGACAGGTGGCTTTCGGAACACGCCCACTCCTGGGGGCGTACCTGTCAGAAATACGTCTCCTGGGTACAGAGTCATGAACCTACAATCGAaacagaggtaaagagagaaCACCAAGGATGAGTTTCTCAGACCGGTGCTGTAAAATCAGGTCGGCGAAAAGCATCACAGCCCGCCGGATACTTACTGCGAGACCCAGGCCACCAGCTTCTCCGTCTTAAAGATCAGCTGATTGGTGTTGCTGTCCTGAACCACATCACCGTTAACCAGGCAACGGACCCCCAGATTGTGGACGTCTGATTTAAAAACAGCACGTTACAGCAGATCATATGACTCGCAGCTTTCATGTTTACACTACGGTGGGAAACCACGCCTACCCTTCAGCGCGTCCGTAGTAACAAGCGCAGGCCCTAGTGGACAGAACGTGTCAAACGTTTTCCCCAGAAGCCACTGCTTGCCGTTTTTCTTCAACTGCCAGTCACGAGCGCTGACGTCGTTGGCTACGGTGAAGCCGGCGATGTGAGCGAAAGCGTCCTGCTCCTGAGGACAAACAACCGAGAGATTTATTTGTTATAGTATTTATATACACAGGTCGCCCCCAGATTTACGATGGAGATGAGTTCTGATGACCCCACTGTAGCctgaaaatacagtacatcGAGACACGGCCCTGAATACCCAGGAATCTTAAAGAacggtgatcagtatggggtatgGGGTAATCACAAAAATGACATTTccgtacaaaaaaaaaagaatatatttgttaaaaaaaaaaataaaaaatccgtATTGATATCGTAGTCGAACCTTCGTAACTCATGGACTACCTGTAAAGATCATAGTGGCTTAATGGTTTTTAGGGCTCAAGGTTCCTGTAAAGGTTGCAAGCTGTTAATGTTGGGCCCCAGAgggaggcccttaaccctccctgCTCCAGGAATGTCGCATAATAGCTGTTAATGCGCTCCGACCACTGTTTTCATAACGAGCCGGGAAATGCGAAGGATTTCATTGTGTTGTAATATAcatgtgacgtgtgtgtgtgtgtgtgtgtgtgtgtgtgtgtgtgtaaatgaaatgaTGGAACAATGAAGCTACAATCcagtagcatcatattttttggTATTAGTATTTAGTATAATCAGTCTCTTTTATCTAATACGTCTGACATGATGAGCTTTGACTCGCCTTTATGTGCTTCCCTTTTTTCCCGATCACAAAGGCAAGCTCTACTTCCCAGTCCACTtcctgaaaaagagaaaaagaaaagaaagcataGTGAGTAAGTTGTGTGTTACACTAAAAACTTGCATTACTATTAATAATCTACATCAGCACTCGGGTGCAAAACTAAAGGAAATGAAGTCGGAGATGAGTCACGTCTTCTTTGACTGATCGCATTAAAGATTAACCACTTTTGGATCAACTTTTTCTAGAGTTTTGTCACCCAGACAAACATTTTACATGCTGAATTATTGTCTGATTTATCGATTATTATGTTTCCAAACTGAAGCTGGCTGTAAATGAGGTGACCTGGCTCTCATCTGGCAGGTGGATGTCGTCGTAGGGCCCTGTGATGGACGAGGGGAACTTGCTGAAGATGATGGGCTCGGTGGGGATAGGGGCGTTCTGCTCCAGGCAGTGGTCTCTGTAGTtcatacccacacacaccaccttgTCCGGACCGGTGACCGGAGACAAGAGCTGGATTTGGGACAGAGGGAGGACACGCTCGGCACTCGATATAGCTCTGAAACGCAGTTAGGATCGAGCTGTTtggaaattttttatttgtatcacgTTAGCAGAAACATTCGTGGTCCTACAAGAGAAAAATTATCCGAATCTGgacttatttaattaatatagcTAAAAGTTTATATGGAATAAAAAATCAGATGCATTTCTTGTTACAGGTTTATTTAATCAGGACTTTGTTGCTTGTCCAATGTCGAATCATCAAtttacactataaggacaaaagtattgggacacctgacttttccagccaggtGTTGTTCCTCAAACTGCTGCCGCAAATTCTGAGGAACACAATCGTATAAATCTTTGGATGCACCAGCTCCATCAAGATATGCTCTACATGGACTGGAGTGAAAGAGCTCTAAAActtcctcacatcacctacatcactacctgactgctgaatgagcacaaatctctccacaagcacaatttaaaatctagtggaacttctttTTAGGAAAATGGAGTGGAGATTAGCAGACATTTGCTTTTTACAGCCAAATGTACAATTTCTGTGAGCGACTCGACACCTCCCCCTGGTGGATCAGCGTGTTCATTATCAGCGTCTTGAAAGCAAGACGCCACTCGGTTAGCCAACTGATATTGATTACTAGGGGTAAACATTTAACAGAGAACTGATCTTTAGACAGAAggacaaaaaacattttaatgatttccaTTTATTTGGTGTTgggtattaaaaaatgtaaacatttacgATAAACCAATCCTGATGGCCTTGAAGTTTAAAAATTATCAAGCAAAAGACTACACATTAAATCTGTCCCACCTCTGAGCGCACTCCATGCCCTTCTCTCCCAGCTCCAAAAACTCTCTCATGGTGGACGGCATGGACCGATCGAACGCCTTGAGGTCAACAACGccgttctctctctccacacccACCCTCATGCTTCCCTCCGAGCCCCGTGGGCAGAACTGGACCAAACGCATGCTGGCTGCTGTGAGGGAATGTGTACGTGTGCCTGAGCCTATGGAAAACACAAGCTTGAGTCTTCTCAAACCCAACACCACTCTcatctactcacacacacacacacacacacacacacacacacacacacgcaaagaggtaaagaaacagagaaatgaCAGGACATCAGGGTCAGgaaataaaaagggagaaagGGTTGCACAGAAAGAAAGTCTGTCCATTTCAGAATAGGGACTAAGAATATTTGGAAATTTGCTTACATATTAAAGATGCAAGACGCAGGTGGTATTGCATCATAAACTATTGCTTTAAGAGCCAATCATGGTGCAGGATGCAAATCACCTGCAgttttaatttgcatattcatcaCGATCGGTGGAATTGATTGTAATCATGCGCTCTTCTAATCCCAGTCTATGATTGTGACTGCAAGTTTTGACTGCAGTGGTTAAGATCCTGGTTTACTGATCGGGAGACTGGGGATTTAAGcactggtattgccaagctgccacacatgggcccttgagcaaggccctcaacacTCAGTGCTTAATGGGATGCTGTATGATGGCtgatcctgtgctctgaccccagcttcctaagatcgctgggatatgcgaacGTACATGTGACAATTATAATGCACTTAATGTAAATTCTCAAGCTGGCCATTCTAAAAActttcctctgcagcagaggtagctcttgttCCTCCTTTCCTGAGACGGTCTTCAAGAGGGCATGTTTGATGATTTGAGATTAAGATTAATGATGACTATTTTCTCTTGACAACTGTTTCTTGCCAACTGTTTCTGTTTCTacaactttttgtttttggttttctaCCTTTAGGAATTAAAAACCCGGAAGGTGAATGTGTTTGGCTGCATGTTATTCCGTGCATATAAAAGCTCCTACCTGATTCAGAGCAGGACAGTGGGTTTCATCAAGGAATTGAGAATCCCAGGATGATTCACGACCTCCTGTGCTCACGTGACTCCAGATCCACGGACTTGTGCATAGGGGTAAAAGTGCACAAATCAAACcgctcaccttttttttttttgtccactgCTGGAAAACCCGATAAACCTGCCTCAGCTCGACTTCCGGGTTCACTTCCGTGTAGTCCGTGCGGATCACATGAACGCGTTATAAGGCGGAATAAAATCGACACAATCGAATCAAATCCTGGGTGATAAATATATCGACAATCCTTACAAACATAACGAGATCATTCAGATAAATCCGATATTATTTTAGATGAAAAGCAAGGgcaattttatttaacaaactaCAAATCCCTACTACTCCTAAAAGCGACgcaggtcatgtgacttgtCGGTCAGGCGACACAGTTTGTGTCACGTGTTTATTTATCGGTTTGATGTCAAACAGAGGCTCGTTGGAAATCTAGTGCACTTGATATTTACAGTGAGTTGTGTTGCTTCCAGCGCCCTTATATAAGAAGGAGGACTGGGTTTGGGATCGAGTCCTTCTTTTGGTGTTGGAGTGGAGAGAAGATCAGCGGCATGGCTTTTAGgtaacaatcaaataaattgaCATCATTTAAGaggatcatatatatatataagtgataCCGCGGTACTCGTCGGTTAATCGTTCGGAACTAGTatgtttttaatgcattattgtactatataagaaataataataataaaaaaaagaaatgcataaaTAGAGAACTCTATGACTCTGTTATCCAACATGAAGCAGCTCCATGCGTCTGCTTTACCGCGAGACTGAAGTGCGCACGAGTTTTATTGCGAGAGTCAAATTCCGAACATGAGTCGAGTCCCGAAGCATTACTGCGCTTTAAATCACGGCTCCTG includes:
- the fahd2a gene encoding fumarylacetoacetate hydrolase domain-containing protein 2A isoform X2 — its product is MRLVQFCPRGSEGSMRVGVERENGVVDLKAFDRSMPSTMREFLELGEKGMECAQRAISSAERVLPLSQIQLLSPVTGPDKVVCVGMNYRDHCLEQNAPIPTEPIIFSKFPSSITGPYDDIHLPDESQEVDWEVELAFVIGKKGKHIKEQDAFAHIAGFTVANDVSARDWQLKKNGKQWLLGKTFDTFCPLGPALVTTDALKDVHNLGVRCLVNGDVVQDSNTNQLIFKTEKLVAWVSQFMTLYPGDVFLTGTPPGVGVFRKPPVYLKKGDVVECQIEEIGSIRNTVV
- the fahd2a gene encoding fumarylacetoacetate hydrolase domain-containing protein 2A isoform X1; protein product: MRVVLGLRRLKLVFSIGSGTRTHSLTAASMRLVQFCPRGSEGSMRVGVERENGVVDLKAFDRSMPSTMREFLELGEKGMECAQRAISSAERVLPLSQIQLLSPVTGPDKVVCVGMNYRDHCLEQNAPIPTEPIIFSKFPSSITGPYDDIHLPDESQEVDWEVELAFVIGKKGKHIKEQDAFAHIAGFTVANDVSARDWQLKKNGKQWLLGKTFDTFCPLGPALVTTDALKDVHNLGVRCLVNGDVVQDSNTNQLIFKTEKLVAWVSQFMTLYPGDVFLTGTPPGVGVFRKPPVYLKKGDVVECQIEEIGSIRNTVV